Proteins encoded by one window of Lycium barbarum isolate Lr01 chromosome 11, ASM1917538v2, whole genome shotgun sequence:
- the LOC132619771 gene encoding uncharacterized protein LOC132619771: MKSNDADKEGLEPAITMQNKFVVLINEEEMTEGERAEIVVKSNDIMERVEEKDIEDNTVDVQDCGDQVKENGCADDKVKSQDEEQAMMKELVHIDSAEVEKVSSPSKWGDRVEDELEKGEVEERALYEEVIHSLLKENIDDNVIKDGEDPGHELSPNVENTDISKMLSPNKGREVEKEAVINEEDQGSNKKGNKKSAGIVTNKSQKEKWSVRTQKAFQRIQMLHRHHKFFLVALMKPFQHVRHLQFYRRRLRMSQAGANCNGKIWFFVANNIEVEVLSDSEQHISLKLLFQDTGKTLVTTLVYAKCSEVERLQLWDNIYNLANGMSLPWMIGGDFNVVLNEKEKIGGIPVFAQDIEDFAFCINSCELDEIQFKGSPFTWWNGRASNDCIFERLDRMLFWVEHESFLDTVQQNLLTWMHEDPFISFKLKSKHMKWVLSQWSRATYGDIFKQLIIREEIVRIKENLFEECPSSGNRSVLQQSQADSNSTYTMRRNIGDKSQRIQDLDGNWLDNEEEIANEVVKFYHKLFTQEEMGHTNEDILQHIPCLLDQESNEMLCKVPSNEEVKAAMFNLSGSSASGPDGFSGLFYQVCWPIVEADVIRIVLAFFQGVTLPKSITHTNVVLIPEKEMVQSYSDLRPISLSNFINKVLSRVLHDRLEKVLPALISPHQSGFVKGRSIIENVLLTQEIVTDIRKRGKPANVVLKLDMAKACDRISWSFLTKVLNQMGFSEGFIDKIWRLITNNCLYVGYGLPKWSANINHLAYADDTIIFAFAERNSLKMIMDILRDYEAIFDQLISIEKSAFYM; encoded by the exons ATGAAGTCTAATGATGCTGACAAGGAAGGATTGGAACCAGCAATTACCATGCAAAACAAATTTGTTGTTTTGATCAATGAAGAAGAGATGACAGAAGGAGAAAGGGCAGAAATTGTGGTTAAAAGTAATGATATAATGGAGAGAGTGGAGGAGAAGGATATAGAAGACAACACAGTTGATGTTCAGGACTGTGGTGATCAAGTCAAAGAGAATGGTTGTGCTGATGACAAGGTGAAGTCTCAAGACGAAGAACAAGCTATGATGAAAGAGTTGGTGCATATTGATTCAGCTGAAGTTGAAAAAGTATCATCCCCTTCTAAATGGGGTGATAGAGTGGAAGATGAATTAGAGAAGGGAGAAGTGGAAGAAAGAGCATTGTATGAGGAGGTTATCCA TAGTCTATTGAAGGAAAACATTGATGATAATGTGATTAAAGATGGAGAAGATCCAGGTCATGAGCTATCTCCTAATGTCGAGAATACAGATATATCAAAGATGTTGTCACCAAATAAGGGGAGGGAAGTGGAAAAGGAAGCAGTAATCAATGAAGAGGATCAAGGCAGTAACAAAAAGGGAAATAAAAAATCAGCTGGTATTGTTACTAATAAGAGTCAGAAAGAAAAGTG GTCAGTGAGGACTCAAAAGGCTTTTCAAAGAATTCAAATgcttcatagacatcataaatTTTTCCTTGTGGCTCTTATGAAACCATTCCAGCATGTTAGGCACCTGCAGTTTTATAGGAGAAGATTGAGAATGAGTCAGGCTGGAGCTAATTGTAATGGAAAGATCTGGTTTTTTGTAGCAAACAATATAGAGGTGGAAGTTCTTTCAGATAGTGAGCAACATATTTCTCTAAAATTGCTCTTTCAAGATACTGGTAAAACTTTGGTTACTACCTTAGTTTATGCCAAATGTAGTGAAGTGGAGAGGTTGCAACTATGGGATAACATTTATAATTTGGCAAATGGTATGTCACTTCCTTGGATGATAGGGGGAGACTTCAATGTGGTGTTGAATGAGAAAGAGAAAATTGGAGGGATACCTGTTTTTGCTCAAGATATTGAAGATTTTGCTTTTTGTATCAACTCTTGTGAATTGGACGAAATTCAGTTTAAGGGCAGCcctttcacttggtggaatgggagagCATCTAATGACTGTATCTTTGAAAGATTAGATAGAATGCTG TTCTGGGTGGAACATGAATCATTCCTTGACACAGTTCAGCAGAATTTGCTTACTTGGATGCATGAAGACCCTTTTATCAGTTTCAAGCTGAAGTCGAAGCATATGAAATGGGTGTTATCTCAATGGAGTAGAGCTACTTATGGTGATATCTTCAAGCAACTAATCATCAGGGAGGAAATAGTTAGAATTAAGGAGAATTTGTTTGAAGAATGTCCTAGTAGTGGGAACAGAAGTGTGCTTCAACAATCCCAAGCTGACTCAAACAGTACTTACACTATGAGAAGGAATATTGGAGACAAAAGTCAG AGAATTCAGGATCTTGATGGCAACTGGTTAGATAATGAAGAGGAAATAGCAAATGAAGTAGTAAAGTTTTATCACAAGTTGTTTACTCAGGAGGAAATGGGCCATACAAATGAGGATATTCTACAACATATTCCATGCTTGCTGGATCAGGAGAGTAATGAAATGTTATGTAAGGTTCCTTCTAATGAGGAAGTGAAAGCAGCTATGTTCAACCTCAGTGGTTCTAGTGCCAGTGGACCAGATGGCTTCTCAGGTTTATTCTATCAAGTTTGTTGGCCTATTGTAGAAGCAGATGTGATCAGGATAGTGCTTGCCTTTTTCCAAGGTGTTACTCTTCCAAAGTCAATCACACATACTAATGTGGTCCTAATTCCTGAGAAAGAGATGGTACAAAGTTATTCAGATTTAAGGCCAATAAGTCTGAGTAACTTCATTAATAAAGTCTTATCCAGAGTTCTGCATGACAGGTTAGAGAAGGTCCTTCCTGCTCTAATCTCTCCTCATCAGTCTGGTTTTGTTAAGGGTAGGAGTATAATTGAAAATGTTTTACTCACACAAGAAATTGTCACAGATATTAGAAAGAGGGGAAAACCAGCTAATGTGGTCCTAAAGCTAGATATGGCAAAGGCATGTGATAGAATTTCCTGGAGTTTTTTGACAAAAGTGCTAAATCAAATGGGATTTTCAGAAGGGTTCATTGATAAGATATGGAGACTGATAACAAACAATTG TTTGTATGTGGGGTATGGATTGCCTAAATGGAGTGCCAACATCAATCATCTTGCATATGCAGACGATACCATAATATTTGCATTTGCTGAGAGGAATTCCTTAAAGATGATCATGGATATTCTTAGAGACTATGAAGCTATATTTGATCAACTGATTAGTATTGAAAAAAGTGCCTTCTACATGTAG